The following nucleotide sequence is from Tolumonas lignilytica.
CGCTAACACCTTCATCGCGGCTGCTGGCCACAATGTTGGTAAATCTCTGTGCGAACACGACCTGATCGACACAGCTAAGAAACTGGCTGCTGAAACTACTATTCCTGCAACTACTGACGTTGTGGTTGGTAAAGAATTCTCCGAATCAACTCCTGCTACTATCAAAGCTGTAGCTGACGTTGCTGACGACGACATGATTTTCGATATCGGCCCTGATTCTGCGAAAGCACTGGCTGACATCATCATGAACGCTAAAACCATTCTGTGGAACGGTCCTGTTGGCGTATTCGAATTCGACCAATTCGCTAAAGGCACTGAAATCATTGCTAAAGCGATTGCTGAATCACCAGCATTCTCTATCGCTGGCGGTGGTGACACTCTGGCTGCTATCGATAAGTTCGGTATCGCTGACAAAGTGTCTTACATCTCTACCGGTGGTGGTGCATTCCTGGAATTCGTAGAAGGCAAAAAACTGCCAGCAGTTGCGATTCTGGAAGAACGCGCTAAAGCGTAATGATAATGACGGGAGGCTTTTAGTCTCCCGTTCTTCTGCCAATAGGCAGTGACTAATTTTTTGTAGCAACTCGTTTAGCTCCGCAGTTCGAAGCTAAACACCTGATAGGACCTTTGAAATGTCTAAGATCTTTGATTTCGTGAAACCAGGCGTTATTACCGGTGACGACGTACAGAAAGTGTTTGAAGTAGCAAAAGAAAACAACTTCGCACTGCCTGCTGTTAACTGTGTTGGTACTGATTCTGTTAACGCTGTTCTGGAAGCTGCAGCTAAAGCTAAAGCGCCAGTAATCGTTCAGTTCTCTAACGGCGGTGCTGCATTCATCGCTGGTAAAGGTCTGAAACTGGAAGGTCAGAAAGCCGCTATCATCGGTGCTATCTCTGGTGCTAAACACGTTCACGCAGTTGCTGAAGCCTACGGTATTCCAGTAATTCTGCACACTGACCATGCAGCTAAAAAACTGCTGCCATGGATCGATGGTCTGTTAGACGCGGGTGAAAAACATTTCGCTGAAACTGGCAAACCACTGTTCTCTTCTCACATGCTGGATCTGTCTGAAGAATCTCTGGAAGAGAACGTAGACATCTGCTGCAAATACCTGGAACGCATGGCAAAAATGGGCATGACCCTGGAGCTGGAACTGGGTTGCACTGGTGGTGAAGAAGACGGCGTTGATAACAGCCACATGGATCAGTCAGCTCTTTACACTCAGCCAGAAGA
It contains:
- the fbaA gene encoding class II fructose-bisphosphate aldolase — encoded protein: MSKIFDFVKPGVITGDDVQKVFEVAKENNFALPAVNCVGTDSVNAVLEAAAKAKAPVIVQFSNGGAAFIAGKGLKLEGQKAAIIGAISGAKHVHAVAEAYGIPVILHTDHAAKKLLPWIDGLLDAGEKHFAETGKPLFSSHMLDLSEESLEENVDICCKYLERMAKMGMTLELELGCTGGEEDGVDNSHMDQSALYTQPEDVAYAYERLSKISPRFTIAASFGNVHGVYKPGNVKLTPSILDASQKYVSEKFGVPAKTLNFVFHGGSGSTDAEIKESVSYGVVKMNIDTDTQWATWEGILKYYKDKEAYLQGQLGNPEGVDSPNKKYYDPRVWLRKAQETMIARLEQAFKELNAIDVL